A portion of the Lolium rigidum isolate FL_2022 chromosome 1, APGP_CSIRO_Lrig_0.1, whole genome shotgun sequence genome contains these proteins:
- the LOC124683856 gene encoding methyltransferase-like protein 22 isoform X1: MEAGGGGEAEEEQVMSEVHLGCPPRFSGLYLSRFTFSSLPLEHYAGGSDGGGCEMAAATSSSCDLPDAVAVDNEGDLVLERRRRRKRDRRRSDDHVLTVQHGITSSLNSVGLQVWKAAMLLTDFVLHKSFTSSEFDGVTAMEIGAGTGLVGLVQARVASKVFITDRGTDILDNCLANVRLNSSTLKFDEAKIHIRELDWKTSWPPPVGTRDASDPSSIYLWAASEIEEAEKATLLLAADVIYSDGLTDLFFDTVRQLMSRGVKKILLCMMQVLYLTLEKRYNFSLDDLDVVANGYKHFRTFFAVEDGCGVLNNAAFIPGLVGERIDLGKVPQYIREYDRGEDLEMWKLMYCYPD; encoded by the exons ATggaagccggcggcggcggggaggcggaggaggagcaggTGATGAGCGAGGTGCACCTGGGCTGCCCGCCCCGCTTCTCCGGCCTCTACCTCTCCCGCTTCACCTTCTCCTCCCTCCCGCTAG AACACTATGCAGGAGGCAGCGACGGCGGTGGGTGTGAGATGGCTGCGGCGACGAGCAGTTCTT GTGATTTGCCGGACGCTGTCGCAGTGGACAACGAGGGGGACCTCGTTCTTgaacggagaagaagaagaaagagagatA GGAGGAGAAGCGACGATCATGTGCTCACCGTGCAGCATGGTATCACCTCCTCGCTTAACAGCGTCGGGTTGCAG GTTTGGAAGGCGGCGATGCTGCTAACCGACTTTGTGTTGCATAAAAGCTTCacgtcttctgaatttgatggtgttACTGCCATGGAGATCGGTGCTGGAACAG GTTTAGTAGGGTTGGTGCAAGCTCGAGTTGCTAGTAAAGTTTTCATCACAG ATAGAGGAACTGATATCCTCGATAATTGCTTGGCTAATGTCCGTCTCAACTCTAGCACGCTAAAGTTTGATGAAGCTAAAATCCATATACGGGAACTGGACTGGAAAACGTCGTGGCCTCCGCCTGTGGGTACACGTGATGCATCTGACCCAAG TTCAATATACTTATGGGCTGCAAGTGAAATCGAGGAGGCTGAGAAAGCCACCCTGCTACTCGCTGCAGATGTTATTTATAGTGACGGTCTCACCGACTTGTTCTTCGATACAGTGAGACAGTTGATGTCGCGTGGTGTTAAGAAG ATTCTTCTTTGCATGATGCAGGTGCTGTACTTGACCCTGGAGAAGAGATACAACTTCAGCCTGGACGATCTAGATGTGGTGGCCAACGGTTACAAGCATTTCCGAACCTTCTTTGCGGTTGAAGATG GATGTGGAGTCCTGAATAATGCTGCCTTCATACCAGGTCTTGTGGGGGAGCGGATAGACCTTGGGAAGGTTCCTCAGTACATCAGAGAGTATGACAGAGGCGAGGATCTGGAGATGTGGAAGCTCATGTACTGCTATCCAGATTAA
- the LOC124683856 gene encoding methyltransferase-like protein 22 isoform X2: MEAGGGGEAEEEQVMSEVHLGCPPRFSGLYLSRFTFSSLPLEHYAGGSDGGGCEMAAATSSSCDLPDAVAVDNEGDLVLERRRRRKRDRRRSDDHVLTVQHGITSSLNSVGLQVWKAAMLLTDFVLHKSFTSSEFDGVTAMEIGAGTGLVGLVQARVASKVFITDRGTDILDNCLANVRLNSSTLKFDEAKIHIRELDWKTSWPPPVGTRDASDPSSIYLWAASEIEEAEKATLLLAADVIYSDGLTDLFFDTVRQLMSRGVKKVLYLTLEKRYNFSLDDLDVVANGYKHFRTFFAVEDGCGVLNNAAFIPGLVGERIDLGKVPQYIREYDRGEDLEMWKLMYCYPD, translated from the exons ATggaagccggcggcggcggggaggcggaggaggagcaggTGATGAGCGAGGTGCACCTGGGCTGCCCGCCCCGCTTCTCCGGCCTCTACCTCTCCCGCTTCACCTTCTCCTCCCTCCCGCTAG AACACTATGCAGGAGGCAGCGACGGCGGTGGGTGTGAGATGGCTGCGGCGACGAGCAGTTCTT GTGATTTGCCGGACGCTGTCGCAGTGGACAACGAGGGGGACCTCGTTCTTgaacggagaagaagaagaaagagagatA GGAGGAGAAGCGACGATCATGTGCTCACCGTGCAGCATGGTATCACCTCCTCGCTTAACAGCGTCGGGTTGCAG GTTTGGAAGGCGGCGATGCTGCTAACCGACTTTGTGTTGCATAAAAGCTTCacgtcttctgaatttgatggtgttACTGCCATGGAGATCGGTGCTGGAACAG GTTTAGTAGGGTTGGTGCAAGCTCGAGTTGCTAGTAAAGTTTTCATCACAG ATAGAGGAACTGATATCCTCGATAATTGCTTGGCTAATGTCCGTCTCAACTCTAGCACGCTAAAGTTTGATGAAGCTAAAATCCATATACGGGAACTGGACTGGAAAACGTCGTGGCCTCCGCCTGTGGGTACACGTGATGCATCTGACCCAAG TTCAATATACTTATGGGCTGCAAGTGAAATCGAGGAGGCTGAGAAAGCCACCCTGCTACTCGCTGCAGATGTTATTTATAGTGACGGTCTCACCGACTTGTTCTTCGATACAGTGAGACAGTTGATGTCGCGTGGTGTTAAGAAG GTGCTGTACTTGACCCTGGAGAAGAGATACAACTTCAGCCTGGACGATCTAGATGTGGTGGCCAACGGTTACAAGCATTTCCGAACCTTCTTTGCGGTTGAAGATG GATGTGGAGTCCTGAATAATGCTGCCTTCATACCAGGTCTTGTGGGGGAGCGGATAGACCTTGGGAAGGTTCCTCAGTACATCAGAGAGTATGACAGAGGCGAGGATCTGGAGATGTGGAAGCTCATGTACTGCTATCCAGATTAA